The segment CAAAGTGATGAGCCTTATTCATTCGTCGGGGAGTATCCGCTTAAGCCATTCCCGATCACAGAAGAGTGGAGCGGAGACTCGGTTACATACACTGTGCAGCCGCTGGAATGCCGGGGCTACAGCATGCGGCTGGTCAAGACATTGAAGCTTGAAAATAACCGGCTGGATATTTCCTACATGATAGAGAATACAGGGACCGAAGCGCTGCGGATTGAAGAGTATATTCATAATTTTGTCGGCATTGATGGGGCGCTCGTAGGGACGGATTATGAGCTTAAGCTGCCGGGAACGCCGCAGATCGTGGCCCCGGAATCGGCGTATACGGAGAATTTGCTCAGCATAGACGGGAATAGCCTGACATGGGCCGGGGAAACGGACCGCCAATTCTATTGCAGACTCGAAGGCTGGGAGCAGGCGGAGGCGGACTATTACTGGGAGCTGATCCATAAGCCTACTGGAGCCTGCATCAGAGAGAGCGGAGATTTCGCTGCTGAGCGGATTGCGCTGTGGGGAGACAAGCATGTGATTTCACCTGAAGTTTTTGCTGACATCACTATTTTACCGCGTCACAGCAAGGGGTGGAGCCGCAGTTACCTGTTTTCAGCCTTCTGATTGCGGTCTAGCTTACCTCATATGTGAATAATTATACTTGCTGGTGTTTATCGTTATCTGCTATCATAGCGATATCCATATTAATAGGAGAGAAAGGGTGGGAGTTATTTTGAGCAAGAGAGCATACAATTTTAATGCCGGTCCGGCAGCATTGCCGCTGGCAGTATTGGAACGTGCACAGGCGGAGTTCGTTGAATTCCGGGAGAGCGGAATGTCCATTATGGAGATGTCGCACCGCGGGGCGATATACGAATCCGTGCATAATGAAGCTCAGGAACGCCTGCTTTCGCTCCTCGGCAATCCGCAGGGCTACAAGGTATTGTTCATCCAGGGCGGAGCAAGCACACAGTTCGCCATGGTTCCGATGAACCTTATCGCTGAAGGCCAGGTCGGCAGCTATGTCATGACAGGAAGCTGGGCGGACAAAGCCCTGAAGGAAGCCAAGCTGACAGGCGGCGGCCATGTAGCCGCATCCTCCGCAGACAAGAAATTCCTGGCTATTCCCGAGCTTAGCAGCATCAAGGCTGCGGACAATGCGGCTTACCTGCATATCACCTCGAATGAGACGATTGAAGGCACACAGTATGCACAGTATCCTGATGCCGGTAACATTCCGCTGGTTGCCGATATGTCCAGTGATATTCTGAGCCGCGACTTCGATGTGAACCAATTCGGCCTGATCTATGCCGGTGCACAGAAGAATCTCGGACCGTCGGGCGTTACCGTAGTGATTGCCAAGGAAGAGCTGATCGCAAGTTCTCCGGCGAATATTCCGACGATTCTGCGGTATGATACTCATTACAAGAACAACTCTCTCTACAATACGCCGCCATCCTTCTCTGTATATATGGTTAACGAAGTGTTAAAATGGATTGAGGAACAGGGCGGGCTTGCCGGCACTGAAGCCAAGAACCGTGACAAAGCAGGTCTCCTGTATGATTATATCGACGGCAGCGACGGCTTCTACCGCGGAGTTGCGGAAGAAGGCAGCCGTTCCATCATGAATGTAACGTTCCGGATGCAATCGGAGGAGCTGGAGAAGCAGTTCATCAAAGCTTCCGAAGCCGAAGGCTTTGTCGGCCTCAAGGGACACCGCAGCGTAGGCGGCTTACGGGCTTCGATCTACAACGCCGTTCCGCATGAGAGCGTGAAGGCACTGGCTGATTTCATGAAGCATTTCCGGCAAACTCAAGGGTAATCTAAGAACGTTCCTGACCTTCCGCCTGGCAGCGGAAGGTTTATATGTTTTGGGGTCCCCCAAAGTACCTGAGTCATCATCGAAGCTAAAGCCCCACTTTGTGGGGTTATTTTGCCCATAGCCAGGATCACCTAAGCCCGGCCTGTAACTGCAAGCAGCATCAAGAATACATCACAGGGCCATGGAAGGCACTGCGGATACTTACGCCGCCGCACTCCTTAAGACCCTACAGAGGGGAAGCATCAGACTTATGGCATTACACATTGTGCTGGTGGAACCGGAAATACCGGCGAATACCGGCAATATCGCCCGTACCTGTGCGGCCACAGGAACCCATCTCCATCTCGTACACCCGCTGGGCTTCCGCACAGACGATGCTACACTGAAGCGTGCCGGACTCGATTATTGGCATGCAGTGAATATTGAATATCATAATTCCTTCAGTGAAGTATTGGAGAAGTATCAGGAAGGGCGGTTCTTCTACGCGACTACCAAGGCCAAGAAGCGCTATAGCGATTTCGCCTTCCGGGATGGAGACTTCTTCGTGTTCGGGAAAGAAACCAAGGGGTTGCCGGCAGAGATCCTGGAGGCTGGTCAGGAAACGGCGATGCGGATGCCGATGAGCGAGGCGGTCAGATCGCTTAATTTATCCAATTCGGCAGCGATTGTGGTCTATGAAGCGCTCCGGCAGCTCGATTTCCCACAACTTTTCTAAAAGTTGACATCATTTTTTATTTTTTTCAGCAGGATTCGACATTTTAGTAACGAAATAGTTGATTAGTGCCGAAGAAAGTAATAGGGTACGTGAACTTGGATGTCAGAAATGGCACTACTAATCATAAGTTGAACAGGAGAGTGTAAGTTAGATATGAAACCTGCTGGCGTTGTACGTAAAGTAGATCAGCTGGGTAGAATTGTTCTGCCTAAGTCTCTGCGTAAAAGGTATCAAATGAATGAAGGGGATCCTGTAGAAATTCTTGTTCAGGGCGACCACATTATTCTGGAGCGTTACCGTCCGAAGTGTGTCTTCTGCGGATCGATGGAAGGCGTAAGTGAATATAAAGACCGTTACATTTGTTCAAGCTGCCTTACCGAGATGACCCAACTGCCAAAACACGCGTAAGCGTAGAGCGCATCAATTATCTACATAGGGTAAAACGCGTAAGCGCGTCTTATAACATGGATGCTGGTTGGACTCGGCTTCAGTGAATAGTGAAGAACACAAAAAGAGCGCCGCACACATCAGTGCGGTGCTCCTTTTTGTGGTATACGTCCATCAGATTGTTCGCGGAGGGCGTGTCACAGCCCCTTAGTCTTGTCGTCGTTGTAGGAAGAAGTAAGAATACCAGCCAGAAACAGTACAAATACCAGGGTCACGATCCAAAAAGTCAGGGAGAACGACATGCAGGCACCTCCATTATTGACGATCTTCGTTACCCTGAGTATACCCTTTTAATCTGTAAAAATAAATGAAAATGTGATATTTAGCATTGACGGTTATACTCGGAATTACTTGAAGAACAAGAAATTGGTTGGGACGCGGCGCAAATTGCCGTCGGAAGGTCTGTTTATGACCTTGCCGCGGAAAATCATGGACGATGAGCCGCCGCCGTCCAGGTTATAAGCATCGATGACGCCGAGATTGTACAGCTTATCCTGCAGCTCAGCCAGTGTAGCTCCCGAGTTACCGTTCTCGTTATATCCGTCAGCGACCAGAATCAGCAGCTGATTATCCTTGTAGTTACCGATGATGGTCCGCGGTGCCCGCTTCGGGGCCAGCTGCCATTTCAGCGGAATGGCTGTCTTGCTCTGATTCTTCAGCAGCACAGGGACAAAGGTTGCTCCGAATACCGGCTCCAGCTGATCGAGCTGGTCACGGCTGGTGAATTTGCCGCCGATCAGCTGGCCGGATTTGTTCAGGCCGACGAAGCTGAGATCCTTGTAGCTGGGCTCGAAGCCGTACAGATATTCTCCGCCGACGATGGTGGTCGAGAGCGGATAACGCTTGCCGTTCTGATCAGCGAAGCCGCCGGCATTAATACCGGCCGAGGCACCGTAGCGGTTCACGGCCTGCAGTGTGGTCTCGGAAGCGCCCGTGCCGTCACCGGCCAGGCTCATCTTCATGGCTGAGGAATCCTTCAGCTTAATCTTCATTGCGTATGCTGTATAGTTGCCGGGGTTCAGCCGGTATAATTCAATGGTAATCCGGTCGCTGCTGATCACATCGGCAGGAATGCCGAGCCGGGAACTAATCCGGCGGTTGTAGATCCGCTCAGGACGGGAGGTCTGGGCCGTTGCTGTGCTGACCAGTGCGTTCATAGCGTTCGTGGTCTGCTTGTAGAGCTGTGCGCTGGTACCGATAGAGTCTATGGTGTAAGCGGCATAGCTCTTGGCCACAGCCAGGTCCTGCTTCAATTGCGCGGTTTCATTCACGGGTCCGGGGTCAGCTGCGAAGGGGGCGGTATTCAGCTTAAGCTCAAGCGGAGGCTGGTACAGCCACAGACAGAGCAGCAGTCCGAACAATGGAGCGGTCAGGAGCATGAAGAACCGGTTCACTCTTTTGACAGGAGTCATCATTTCAGCAGATCCATCTCTTTCTTGAGCGTATCAAGCTGTTTCTTGACCTCGCTTAATTGCGTGTACAGCTTGTTGCTGTTGTCCGTCTTGTTACTGGCATTATCCTTGGTGAAGGTCAGCAGCTCGTTGAATGTCTGCACGGTGCTCTGAAGCTCCTTCACTTGTTCTGACAGGACGGCGATCTTCGACTCGTAGTCGGTCTTCAAAACGGTAAGCTGCTGCTGGCTTTGAGAGCCAAGCTCGCTCAGCACCTGATCCTTCAGATGATTGGTGTAGCTGTACACGGCGTATACGCCGGCTGTGATCATCAGAATCCAGAACAGTAGAAACCATTTGACGGACGAGCCGCTTCTCTCTGCACTCCGGCGAGAGTGTACCCGGGTCGATTCCGCTAGCGGTTGCATTTCATCACCTCAAGCCATATTTTTCAAGATAAGAATTTACATGTTTCGGGGTCCCCGCAAAGTATCTGAGTAAACATTGAAGCCAAAGCCTCACTTTGTGGGGTTATTTTTCAAGTCCTCATTCTATCAGACTTTCAGGTTTTTCGCAAAAGTGAAAGAGCCGCGCAGAAACGACAAAAAGTAATTGCATCCTGTTAAACTACTGCGATACAATTTCTATAGATTGGAATATCTGATGGACGTATTCAAGGTAAAAGTAGGAAGAATAGACTTATGACAGCATAGATCCTTGCTTGCGTGTTGACGGGAAACGCTTACAGCGCTTTCCATTCTGGAAAATTATATAGATAGCAGGAGGTCTGGGCATTAATGACGAAGGTCTGGCAGGTGGTCATCGTGGGATGTCATCCCACAAGTATGCTGGGAACAAAATTAATTCTGGAAGATGAGGAGGGACTGACGGTAGACGGCATGTTCGCTACCTGGGAAGAATGTCTCGCGGGCATGGAGGAATTAAGGCCTGATCTGGTGCTGAGTGATTATCAGATGCACGATGGAACCGTAGAACAGGTGCTGCCGGATATGAAAAAAAGCTCACCTTGCTCCCACATTATTATCATGACGGAGGAGAACGATAAGGAGATATTCCTGCCCCTGATTGAACTGGGAGCGAGCGGGGTATTGTCGAAGGGAGCCACTCCGGGTCAGCTTCTGCAGATGATCCGCGGCATCCGTGAAGGGTTCCTCTCCATTCCGCTGGAATGGATTGAAAAGGGCTTCCGTCCGGTAGCCTCCTCCAGAGGACTGGAAGGCGTCTTGCAGCTGACACAGACGGAGATGTTCATCATGGAACGCATTGTGCAAGGAATTACATACGACAAAATCGCACTTGAAATTGAAGTCAGCCGCCGTTCGATTGATAACTACCTGCGCAAGATTTATGTGAAGCTGGAAGTATCGACAAGAGCGCAGGCGATTGAGAAGTTCGCGCTTTTCTCAAGACAGAACAAGCAAATCTACGCATAATCCCTGTATTACGACATAATAGCATCAGGACTGGAATATTCTTAAACCAGATAAAGGGGGGAAGCGTATGAAGTATGAGTTTTCATCGCGCGCACATACATTGTTATCTTCACCGCTGCTGAGTATCCGTAAGGAGACACGCCGGGGTACGCTGATCTCGCTGGCCGAGGAGCTCCCGGCTGAAGAATTATTTCCGCTGTCACTGCTGTCTGAGGCGGCATCCACCGTAATCTCCACAGATGCAAGTGCGCTGCAGTACGGGGAGCCTGAAGGGTATGGCCCGCTCCGCGAATGGCTGACCGGAGACTGGCTCCGCAGCAAAGGAGTGGCGGTAGCCGATGGCGGAGTGCTGCTGACAACGGGCAGCCAGCAGGCCATTGACCTGCTGTGCAGGGTATACATTGATCCCGGGGATCATGTGCTGGTTGAGAATCCGACTTCACCCGGTATTCTGCAGGCGCTGCGCATGCAGGGAGCCGTCATTATTCCGGTCCAGGGGGATGGAGACGGCCTGCTGCCGGATCATCTGCGCCGAACGATCCGCAGCTATAGGCCCAAGATGCTGTTCGCTGCGCCAAGCTTCACCAATCCCAGCGGAGTGCTCTGGAGTCTTGCCCGGCGGCAAGAGATTCTGGAGCTGTGCATCTCACATAATGTGCTGATCGTAGAGGATGATTCCTATGGCGATCTGCACTTCCAGCGGAGTGAGGGGCATCCCTCCAAGAAATATCCTACTCTATACGCGTTGGAGAATGTCAGCGAAGGCGGGCATGTGCTATACATCGGCTCCTTCAGCAAGACGGTCGCGCCGGCGCTGCGGACGGGCTGGGCGGCGGGAAGCCGCGAGCTAATCGGCATGATGGCTGCCGCCAAGCAGATGGCGGACTGGCAGTCCAGCTCGCTGAACCAGCGGCTGCTGCATCATCTGCTCAGTGTGTCGGCCTTTGATCTGCGGGAGCATATCGCTCTGCTGAACCGCGAATACAATACCCGCCTGAAGCTGATGGCGGAGCTGCTGAAGCGTCCGGCCTGGAAGAACAGCGTCTACGACATGCCGGCCGGCGGCATGTTCCTCTGGGTATCGCTGCCTGAAGGCCTGGACGCGATGGCTCTGCTGCGTGCTTCGCTAACCAAGGGGGTAGCCTTCCTGCCTGGTCCGCTCTGCAGTGTAAGCGGAGGCTCGGACCGCATCCGGCTCAACTTCAGCCATCCCGGCCGTGATGAGCTGCTGCTGGGAATGAACCTGATGAGTGAAGCGGTGACCGAGTTCACGGCGCGCAGCTAGGTGAGAAGGAACGGGCGCAAATATGGCTTCACGGAAATTGAGCGGATTTTCATTTGAATTTTACCGGATGCTATGTTAGGCTGGAGTCAATTAAATCTTCCATAAACATATCGTTTACTGGATTGTTACTGGCCGTGCCAGGCAAAACCTAAACTGATGGTGACTGATTTGAACCCGTTCACCGGGCTCGATGATCTTGCCATAGGTTTAGGTTTTTCTGTTATATAGGCCATGCAGAAAGATCATAATGAAAAGGGGTAAGGACTATGGCTACAGTACTTAACGGATTTCCTGAGCATTTCTTATGGGGCGGCGCAACCGCTGCCAATCAGCTGGAGGGCGCTTTTGATCAGGGGGGCAAAGGGCTGTCTACGGCAGATATGATCGCCTTCGTGCCCAAGGATAAGCGCACAGGGGATCATTCCATGGAGATCTCTTCGGAGCGTATCGCCCGGATTCTTGCCGGAGAGACGGATGACTGGTTCCCGAAACGCGAAGGCGTTGACTTCTATCACCGCTACAAGGAGGACATTGCTCTATTCGCCGAAATGGGCTTCAAGGTGTTCCGGTTGTCGATTAACTGGGCACGGATTTTCCCGAACGGCGATGATGCCGAGCCTAACGAGCAGGGGCTGCAATTCTACGACGATGTATTTGATGAACTGTTGAAATACGGCATTGAGCCGCTGGTTACTCTCTCGCACTATGAGACTCCGCTCGGTCTTACACAGAAGTATAACGGCTGGGCCAGCCGTGAAGTGATTGGCTTCTATGTGAAGTATGCTGAGACTGTATTTACACGTTACCGGAAAAAAGTGAAGTACTGGCTGACCTTCAACGAGATCAATGTCATGCTGTTTAGCCCGTATACCGGAGGCGGTATTCTTACAGACCGCGTGGAGAACAAGCTGCAAGCGGTCTTTCAGGGGCTGCACCATCAGTTTGTAGCAAGCGCCTTGGTCACCAGACTGGGACATGAGATTATTCCAGGCTCGCAGATCGGCTGTATGCTGGCCCGTATGGAGAGCTACGCGAATACCTGCAATCCGGCGGATGTGCGTAAGAGACAGCAGGAGGACCAGCTGAATCTGTTCTTCACGGATGTGCATGCGCGCGGTAAGTACCCGCGTTATATGAACCGTTATTTTGCCGAGAACCAGATTGAGATTATCCGTGAGCCGGGGGATGATGAGCTGCTTGCTGCGAATACAGTAGATTTCATCTCGTTCAGCTATTATATGACGCTTACGGTGTCTGCAGGTCCGGAGGGTGAGGCGACTGAAGGAAATCTGCTGGGCGGTATCAAGAACCCGTATCTGAAAGCCTCTGATTGGGGCTGGCAGATTGATCCTGTGGGTCTGCGCATTACCCTGAACAACCTGTACGACCGTTACCAGAAGCCGTTGTTCATCGTAGAGAACGGGCTGGGTGCCTATGACAAGGTGGAGGAAGACGGATCGATCCATGACCATTACCGGATTGATTATTTGCGGGAACACATCAAGGAGATGAAGGAAGCGGTTAAGGACGGCGTGGAGCTGATGGGCTATACGGCCTGGGGCCCGATTGACCTGGTGAGCATGTCGACCTCGGAAATGTCCAAGCGCTACGGCTTCATCTACGTAGACCTGGACGACACGGGAAGCGGCACGCTGAACCGCAGCAAGAAGGATTCGTTTGAGTGGTACAAGCAGGTGATTTCGTCGAACGGTGAAATATTGTAGGTGAAATGGGGCAAGCTTAAGAAGCACAGGCCTTAATAAAACGTTTTCATAAAAGTGTTGTCATATTTACAATGATATGCTAAGATGCTGCTACAGGTAGAATAACTGGATTGTTACTGTTCATTCAGGCAAAACCAGAAACGGGCACTCTTTTGATGCCGTTTTGGTTTTGCCTTTTTTAACACAATAATGTTGTATCCCCGCGCCTGCGGGAGATTATATTACTCTGACGGTGTAAGGTGATGGAATGAAAATTGCTAAGGTGCTCAACAACAATGTGGTCACCGTACTCGATGCCAGCGGGAAGGAACGGGTCGTAATGGGCCGTGGTATCGCCTTCAAGAAGCAGGCAGGGGATGCTGTTGAGGATGCTCAGGTCGAGAAGGTATTCGCCCTGGAGAATAAAGAAGGTTCACAGAAGCTGATGTCGCTTCTCTCGGAGATCCCGCTGGAATATGTGGAATGCACCGATGAAGTGATCCGTTATGCCGAGACGGTGCTCGGGGAGAAGCTGCATGACAGCATCTATATCTCACTGACGGACCATATCCATTTCGCCATCGACCGCCACCGTCAGGGGCTTCAAATCAAGAATGCACTGCTGTGGGAAATCAAGCGGATGTACCGCAAGGAGTTCTCCATTGGACTCAAGGCGCTGCAAATTATCGAGGAACGGCTTGGGGTTCTGCTGCCGGAGGACGAGTGCGCTTTCATCGCGATGCATCTGGTTAATGCGCAGATGAACGGTGAGATGCGGGAGACGGTAAGTATCACGAATATCGTGAAGGACATCTTGAATATTGTCCGGCGGAGCTTCCTGATTGAGCTGGATGAAGAATCACTCGGGTATTACCGCTTCCTGACCCATCTGAAGTTCTTTGCGCAGCGGGTGGTTCAGGGCACTCCGATGGAGGAGCGGGACCAGGATCATGCGCTGCATGATCTGGTCATGAAGCAGTACCCGGCTGCCCATGCGGTTGCGGTGAAGATAGCGGACTATTCCCGCAAGATATACAAACGGGTCTTGTCCAAGGAAGAAATATTGTATCTGACCATTCATATTGAACGGATTATCCGTAGTGGGGATATAACAGAATAATGTGGTGCAGGATTGCTACTCGATACAGAGGCAAAACCTAAACCCGGACAGTGCTGGAGGCAGAAGACTGCCTTTCCCCGCTGATCGGCGTTTAGGTTTTTTTAAATATAAAAATTTATATGTTTCACGCTATAAATTATCCTTCTATTTCTCGCTGAAACGGTACCGTCCTTTAAAAGGACGGCGAAGCCGTTTCTGCTTGTGCGGAAAACATACTACATCTAAGGAGCAACATCTTATGAATACAAAAGAGCTGTCCAAAGAAATATTGAAGCTTGTTGGCGGAGAAGACAATATCGATCAGGTAACCCACTGTATGACCCGTCTGCGCTTCAACCTGAATGACAACAACCGTGCGGACAAAGCGGCCCTGCAGAAGACGGACGGGGTAATGGGCGTGATGATTAACGGCGGGCAATTCCAGGTCATTATCGGCAATGATGTCCCGGTGGTCTACAATGAGCTGATTGGCAATATGTCCGTTTCTCCTGAGAAGAAGGCTTCCGCTGACAAGGTGGAGAAAAAGAAGCAGAATCCGCTGAGCAAGCTGTTTGACTTCATCTCGGGCATCTTCACACCGATCCTGCCGGCCATTACCGGTGCGGGGATGATCAAGGGGATTGTCGCCCTGCTTGTCGCAGTAGGCTGGATGGGAACGGAGAACTCCACGTATATCATACTATCGGCAATCGGGGACGGCGCCTTCTACTTCCTGCCGATTGTTCTGGCCATCAGCGCTGCCCGTAAGCTGGGAAGCAATATGTACATCGCTGCTGCGATAGGGGCGGCCATTCTGCATCCGACTGTCACCACACTGCTGGGGTCCGGAGAGCCTGTTACCTTCGCTTCACTGCCGGTGGTAGCTGCAACCTACGCTTCGTCCGTCATTCCGATTGTGATTGCCGTATGGCTGGCCTCCTATGTGGAAAAAGCCGTTGATAAAGTAACCCATGCTTCCCTGAAGCTGATTATCGTTCCGACGGTTACGCTGCTGGTCATTGTGCCGCTTACCCTGATTGCCGTAGGCCCGCTGGGAGTAATTATCGGGGATGGCCTGACTGGAGGGATCAGCTGGCTGTTCGAGAATACGGGATTGTTCGCAGGCCTGCTGCTGGGCGGAACCATGTCGCTGCTGATCATTACCGGGATGCACTATGCCCTGATTCCAATCATGATCGCATCCATTGCACAGCTTGGCTATGACTATATGATTCCGATTATGATGGTAGCGAACTTCGCCCAGGCGGGCAGTGCGCTTGGTGTCTCGCTGAGAACGAAGAACAGCAAGCTGAAGTCCCTCTCCCTGTCCACAAGTATCACGGCCTTCATGGGAATTACAGAACCGGCTATGTACGGTGTAAATATGCGTCTTAAGAAACCGTTCATCTCTGCCCTGATCGGCGGAGCCGCCGGTGGTGCGTTCCTCAGCTTGTTCAAGGTAAAAGCGTATGTCATCGGCGGACTCGCCGGACTCTCCGGCATTCCGATGGTTCTCGGTGCGACCTTTGTCTATTCGGTCATCGGCTTCGCCATCGGGGCGGCAGTTGCTGCGATTGTCACTTATATTCTCGGTTTCGAGGATGAGCCGGAAGCTGCTGCTGCGCCTGCGGTGACTCCTGCCGAGCCTGTAGTATCTGCCGCTAACACTACTGTAATGGGCGCTGCTGCTGAGTCTACGATGGTGAATCAAGAGGTATTCAGTCCGATTGCCGGAGCGGTGAAGCCGCTCAGCGAAGTGAGCGACCCGGCCTTCTCGGAGGAGATCATGGGTAAGGGGTATGCGATTCAGCCGTCCGAAGGCCGCGTAGTCTCGCCGGTTCAGGGAACGGTGTTCTCGCTCTCGAAGAGCGGACATGCCATTGGTCTGGTCAGCGACAGCGGAGCGGAAATGCTGATCCATATCGGCATCGACACGGTGAAGCTAAAGGGCCTGCATTTCTCGCCCAAGGTAACCGCCGGAACCCGGGTGGCTGTCGGCGATCTCCTGATGGAATTCGATCTGGCCCAGATCGAGAAGGCGGGCTATAGTACGATTACGCCGGTTATTATTACGAACATCCAGCAGTACCAGTCCATCCAGTCTGCTGGCGCCACCTCGGTTAAGGAGAAGGAGCTGCTGTATACGGTGCTTGCTTAGGGCGAGCCATGAGCAAATAAGCGAAGGGCTGGGGGCTTGGAGTGAATGAGCGAAGAGCAAGGTATAGAACAGTAGGATGTTCTAGAGTATAGATCAGGTAAGTGGATAGAGAAGGTACAAAGGAGTTGTCGCTCGCAGCAGGTCTGCGTGCGGACAACTCCTTTTTGGCTTGTATAGTTGCCGGAAGGGAAGGGAAGTAGGCCGGATGGGTGTGGAAAACTGTGTACAATGGTTGGGCAGTCGAGCGTGAACGCCTCATGGTTGCGTGAATGCCTATGTAAGGCGCGCGGGCCTACAGCTTGCCCGCGCTGATCTCCGCGATCGCCGAATACTCGATCAGCGCCGCTTGTCCGGCGGCCGTGAGCGTGTAGCGGCCACGCTGCACCCGGAAGAACCACGCATAGTAGTTCTTCTGCAGGATCGCAGCGGCGCCGGGCACGCCGCTGCGCTTCCGCAGCGCGGCGGGCGTGACGCCGCGCGCGCTCTCCGCCCGGCTGCGCGCAGCAGCCGGGCCCGCACCCGCAGCAGCGTCCTCCGCTGCTGCTGCGGTACCCGCGGCCGCCGTCTCCCCGGCGGCCAGGGCAGTGCCCGGCGCGCCGCTTAGCGCCGCGCGCCCTCCGCCGAGGCCGGCCGCTCCGGCGGCTTCGGCCTCCAGGGCCTGCAGCGCGAGTGCTACGCGCAGCGCCTTCTCGCGGTAGGCCGTCACGAGCTTGACGCGCGTGCTGCCGCCGGTGTTGTAGTCTCCGCTGCGCTCGCGGAACTCGTAGAGCAGTCGCTCGCGGCGGCGGACGGCGCTGCGGGCCTGCGGCGGCGCCTCGCCCGGCTCCGCGAGCACCTCGACGAGCGGGGCCTTCGTCTTGTAGAAGACGACGGTGATCAGCCCCAGGCCGAGCCGGCGGCACAGTCCGGTGAGCTCGCCCCAGCGCTGGTTGACTGCGCCCTTCTTCTCCCTGACGCGTTCTACCGCGAGGTAGACGTTAGGGCTGAGGCGCAACCGTTCAATCCCCTGCAGCAGCAGGGCGAGATTGAACGATTTTTTCATCTCCACAATGAGCGGCTGCTCCTCGTCCTCCCGGATGCCCACCAGATCACAGGTCCGCACCTCACCCTTGATGTCATAGCCTTGCCGCTCAAAAAAACTCTTCAAAGGAGCATACAGCTCCGTCTCCTGCTTGATCGCCATTCTGTATTCACTCCTGCCCTGAATTGCAGCGTAATTATTCTATAGAAATCATGATTCTCTATTATAGCACAGCAAAAAAGAGGTCAACTATTCCGGGCTCGCCGCATAGGTATGTAATACACTTTCTAAGCTTGGTGGAGCA is part of the Paenibacillus sp. FSL M7-0420 genome and harbors:
- a CDS encoding beta-glucoside-specific PTS transporter subunit IIABC, with translation MNTKELSKEILKLVGGEDNIDQVTHCMTRLRFNLNDNNRADKAALQKTDGVMGVMINGGQFQVIIGNDVPVVYNELIGNMSVSPEKKASADKVEKKKQNPLSKLFDFISGIFTPILPAITGAGMIKGIVALLVAVGWMGTENSTYIILSAIGDGAFYFLPIVLAISAARKLGSNMYIAAAIGAAILHPTVTTLLGSGEPVTFASLPVVAATYASSVIPIVIAVWLASYVEKAVDKVTHASLKLIIVPTVTLLVIVPLTLIAVGPLGVIIGDGLTGGISWLFENTGLFAGLLLGGTMSLLIITGMHYALIPIMIASIAQLGYDYMIPIMMVANFAQAGSALGVSLRTKNSKLKSLSLSTSITAFMGITEPAMYGVNMRLKKPFISALIGGAAGGAFLSLFKVKAYVIGGLAGLSGIPMVLGATFVYSVIGFAIGAAVAAIVTYILGFEDEPEAAAAPAVTPAEPVVSAANTTVMGAAAESTMVNQEVFSPIAGAVKPLSEVSDPAFSEEIMGKGYAIQPSEGRVVSPVQGTVFSLSKSGHAIGLVSDSGAEMLIHIGIDTVKLKGLHFSPKVTAGTRVAVGDLLMEFDLAQIEKAGYSTITPVIITNIQQYQSIQSAGATSVKEKELLYTVLA
- a CDS encoding DUF2161 family putative PD-(D/E)XK-type phosphodiesterase produces the protein MAIKQETELYAPLKSFFERQGYDIKGEVRTCDLVGIREDEEQPLIVEMKKSFNLALLLQGIERLRLSPNVYLAVERVREKKGAVNQRWGELTGLCRRLGLGLITVVFYKTKAPLVEVLAEPGEAPPQARSAVRRRERLLYEFRERSGDYNTGGSTRVKLVTAYREKALRVALALQALEAEAAGAAGLGGGRAALSGAPGTALAAGETAAAGTAAAAEDAAAGAGPAAARSRAESARGVTPAALRKRSGVPGAAAILQKNYYAWFFRVQRGRYTLTAAGQAALIEYSAIAEISAGKL
- the licT gene encoding BglG family transcription antiterminator LicT, translating into MKIAKVLNNNVVTVLDASGKERVVMGRGIAFKKQAGDAVEDAQVEKVFALENKEGSQKLMSLLSEIPLEYVECTDEVIRYAETVLGEKLHDSIYISLTDHIHFAIDRHRQGLQIKNALLWEIKRMYRKEFSIGLKALQIIEERLGVLLPEDECAFIAMHLVNAQMNGEMRETVSITNIVKDILNIVRRSFLIELDEESLGYYRFLTHLKFFAQRVVQGTPMEERDQDHALHDLVMKQYPAAHAVAVKIADYSRKIYKRVLSKEEILYLTIHIERIIRSGDITE